A stretch of DNA from Henriciella sp. AS95:
AGCGGCCGTTGCCGTCGAATGCGCCGCCGCCACCAACGGTGACTTCTGCGCCTTCATAGTCGTCCTTCAGGATGAAGTTGACGACACCGGCGATTGCGTCGGAACCGTACACAGCGGACGTACCGCCGGTCACGACTTCGATACGCTCGATCAGACCAGCTGGGATCGAGTTAAGGTCGACAACACCGGTCGAGGACGAACCAGGAACGCGCTCGCCGTCGATCAGGACCAGCGTACGCTGTGGACCAAGACCACGAAGGTCGATGGTTGCGAAATCTTCGCCACCTGCGTTGTTCGACGTAACGGTGTTACCCGGAATGACCTGCGGGAGGTCGTTCAGAAGGGTTTCAACGTTGAGCGTTGCGCTCAGTTCGATGTCTGCCGCACCAATAGTGGTAACCGGGCTCGTCGCGCTATAGTCTTGCGACATAACGCGGGTACCGGTGACCCTGATGGTTTCTTCGCGGCGCGTGTTATCCTCTTCATCGGCGGTGTCCTGCGCAATTGCCTGCAGGCCAGTCACCGAGGTGAGGCCGATCAGCATCGTGCTGATCATCAACGTGCTACGAATTGAACGTTTCGTTCCGTGCTTCACGTAATTTCTCCAATACATCCAGTTAAGAACTTCCATCCCTGACACAGGAAGGCGGACGGGTGATTTTCCCTCGAAAATGCGTTTTTCGCCAAACCAGAATCCCGCCTGTGGCCGGATTTAGAGACATCTATCCCAGATGGGTCAATGCTGCGTTGCATCGTGTTAATGTGAATGCCGCCCCATGTGATATAATCGTCACAGTTCTGCCTTACTCTTCCGGGATTGCGCGCAACGCTTCACCGGATAAGTCCAAGTCTCCGCAAATTCCTACCCCGCCCCCTGCGCGATGGGTGCTCGGCTGCCGCTGGTTAATCGTGCCTCGAAAGGCGTTGCGCTGGCCCCCGATCGCCAAACCACCAGAGTGTGGCAGCGGTCGCGGCAAATGTGGCGGTTTCAATGATGGCCCGGCGGCCCTCCGCATCGGCGCCAAGCCATATCCCTGAAGCGATCAGCCATAGAAGAACGGTCAGCGCTGGCCGCGTCAGTCCCCGAACCGCATTTACCCAGAGATAGCTCTCACCGATCGCCGCATCCGCCTCCACCGAGGCTGCCAGCCCGGCCCAGCTGCCACTTGTTTCGGCAAGCGCCAGTTCGGCTTCCGTTTCCGCCGCCCTCGCCCTGTGCTGAAGCTCCAGCAGTGCCGTTTCATGCGCCCATCTTGCGCGCTCATGCGCCTGCTTCTGGCGCGCTTCGAAAAAGCCGGCGACCCGGCCGAGCGCCGTTCCGATCAATCCGAACAGTCCGCCCCCCGCCGCACTCGCGGCCAATCCTGCTATCTCGTCCATACGTCCTCGCTCCCGGGATAAAACCAGCGCGCGGGCACCGCCCGCCTGTCGATGTGAAGGAAGCTGCGCGCGAGGCCGAAGCCGGTGAAGCCCGCCTGCTCTGCCGCCTTGAGCAAGGCGAAACGGTTATGACCGGACAGCGCGATGTCAGCGGCGATCTGTTTGTGCTGAGACAGCGGCGCGCCGCCGACCGCCGCATTCCATCCGGCGCATCGATGACCGGACGTGATCACCAGCGGCTTGCGAGCCGCCTCACGCAGGGCTTCGAGCCCATCGAGAAAGACCGGATCATGCCAGTATGCACCGCCGCAGAATCGCCCGCCGCAGCGGCAGGCAAGCTCGCCAATCGAGAAATGCGGCCAGCGCCAGCCTGCTGCCAGAGCCTGCCGCGCGCCGGTAACCGTACGATAGAGCATCGCCGCCTCCTTCAATGAGGAGGATCGCTCACCAGCACATACGGTCTGAAAATAAAGCCGGCTCTATTGCCAGGCGGGCGCTTCTCGCAGGAAACGAGTGGCGCTGTCCGCTCGCCGCAGAATCAGCCGGCAGGCGCGAACGCCCTACCCTTGGCGAGCGCGGCCACAGCCTCATCATATTCGCGGGCGAGCTTGTCCACGAAATCGGCCGTCGACATGCGCTCGGTCACGGCGCCAATGCCCTGCCCGCAGCCCCAGATATCCTTCCAGGCCTTGGACTTCTGATTACCGCCAGAGCCGAAATTCATCTTGCTCGGATCGCTCTGCGGCAGGTTATCCGGGTCCATCCCAGCCGCCTCGATGGACGGTCTCAGATAGTTGCCATGTACGCCGGTGAAGAGGTTTGAATAGACGATATCTTCGGCGCCATATTTCACGATCGCATCCTTGTAGCCTTCGACGGCATTGGCTTCGTCGCAGGCGATGAAGGCAGACCCGATATAGCCGAAATCAGCGCCCATGGCCTGGGCGGCGGCAACAGCCCCGCCGGTCGCGATCGAGCCTGACAGGGCAAGCGGGCCATCAAAGAATTTCCGGATTTCCTGGATCAGCGCAAAAGGTGAAAGCCGCCCGGCATGCCCGCCGGCCCCGGCGCACACCGCGATCAGGCCGTCGGCGCCTTTCTCCAGCGCCTTGTTGGCAAAGAACGTATCGATGACGTCATGCATCACGATGCCGCCATAGGAGTGGATGGCTTCGTTCACTTCCACCCGCGCGCCCAAGGACGTGATCACCAGCGGCGCCTTGTATTTCACGCAAAGCTCAAGGTCTTCCTCCAGCCGGTTATTCGTCTTGTGGACGATCTGGTTCACCGCAAAGGGCGCCGCCGGCTTGTCCGGATTGGCCTTGTTATAGGCGTCGAGTTCAGACGTGATCCGGTCCAGCCATTCATCCAGCTGCGAGATCGGCCGCGCATTCAGCGACGGAAACGATCCGACCACGCCCGCCTTGCACTGCGCGATCACCAGATCCGGGTTTGAGATGATGAAGAGCGGCGAGCCAATGACTGGCAAGCGCAGATTAGACAGCACGGATGGCACGGACATTGGCGTTTTCCCTCAGAGTTGTTTCATTCGCCCTTACCTAGCTGCGCGCACCTGCCCGGCAAGCCATGACGTTGGGAAAGCGGCGCAAGGGCCCCGCCCCTGATCCCCTGGATTTGCTCTGGCATTGGCGGCTCAACCTGTCGTAGGGTCGATGGTGAGGAGGCGGAAGCTTGGTCAAGATCAACGACACGCTTGTGAACTATGCGGGCCAGTTCTGCTTTGGCGCGGCGGCGATCGCCTTTCCGCCCGTAGCCGCTGGCGTCACAGCCGCCGTCGGCGCGACAGCTCTCGTCGCGCTCTTCCACGCAGAGCGCAGGAAGAACAAGGATGCAAGCCAGCTCGATAGCGATAAGGCGCTCAAGAAAATAACGGCCAGGATAGCCGATGAGTGGCGCAACGACCTGCCAGACTTCGGCAAACATGACTTCCAGAAAGAGCTCCACATTGCCGAAGAAGCCCTGAAAACGGCGCTCCCACGGTGCAGCATGGATTACGCCACATTGGCGGACGCGACGACGAAAGGCGCCGGCAAGTTTCCCGACAAGGCGACCGAAGAGGTGCTGGAACAGCTGGCCAGAACCGACCCGTCAAATTTCGGCGAAAACGGCTCCGCTCTCGCCAAAAAGCTCGCCGACAATGTCATCCGCGCTGCATTCATGGGCGCAATCGAGAACGAAGACTATTTCCGCAAATTCCAACCCCGCCTCCTCCTCGCCATCGCAGAGAAGGTCGGGGACATTTACGACATGCAGCTCGCGCTGAAGGAGCTGGAGGAACGGAATTTCGAGACGCTGACCAGGGTGGACGAGCGCACCGCCACAATGGACGTCAAACTCGACCAGCTTCTCGCTGTCGTCGGCTCCTTGTCGCTCAAACGCGCCGAAGAGATCGGCCTCAATGAGAAACAGATCGAGACGATTACGCGAAGCTTTCTCAAACAGGAGATTCCGACCGAGCTATGGGGCACGAAATTGGTCGAAGGTGCGACGCGGCTTACCGAACTCGAAGAAGAACTCGCCCGGCTCACCAATGACGAGCCGGAAATCGCAGCGCTAATGGACCTTGCCCGCGAAGCCATCGACCGGGGCGATATCGGAGCCGCTGACAAATATCTCGCCGAAGCCGTCCAGCGTGACGAGGAAGCTGGCGAACAGCGCCTGCGCCGCGCGGCTGATAATGAAGGCCGGCGCGGCGATCTCGCTATGTCTGAGGGCCGCTACATCAAAGCCGCCGATCACTTTGCCCGCGCTGCTCGCCTCATTCAGCCCTTCGATGCCGAAGATTGGGCTCGACTGAAGTATAATGAGGGAACCGCCGCATACCAGCGCGGCATTCTCGATCCCGAACGGAACAATCTCGACCGCGCCGTCTCCGCCTATCGCAAGGCTCTGACCGAACGCACGAGAGACCGCATCCCGCTCGACTGGGCCATGACGCAGAACAATCTCGGCAATGCGCTTCTGACCCTCGGAGCGCGCGGCGATGACAACGCCCTGAACGACGCCGTCACCGCCTATCGCGAGGCCCTGACCGAACGCACAAGAGATCGCGTCCCGCTCGATTGGGCCGCAACGCAGACCAGTCTCGGTAGCGCGCTCGCCACCCTCGGAGTACGCGGCGATGACGCGGCCCTCAACGACGCCGTCGCCGCCTGTCGCGAGGCCCTGAAGGAATACAAAAGAGACCGCGTCCCGCTCCAATGGGCCATGGCGCAGAACAATCTCGGCGCTGTGCTCAAAACCCTTGGAGGACGCGGCGATGACAAGGCCCTGAACGACGCCATCACTGCCTATCGCGCAGCCATGACGGTATTGACAAGAGAAAGCGTTCCGCTCGACTGGGCCGCAACGCAGAACAATCTCGGCAATGCGCTCGCCATCCTCGGAGCTCACCGCGATGACACGGCCCTCAACGACGCCGTTGCCGCCTTTCGCGAAGCTCTAACCGAACGCACAAGAGACCGCGTCCCGCTCGACTGGGCCATGACGCAGTACAATCTCGGCAATGCGCTCCAGACCATCGGAGAGCGCGGCGACGACAAGGCCCTGAAAGGCGCCATCACAGCCTATCGCGAGGCTCTGACAGAACGCACAAGAGAGCGCATCCCGCTCGACTGGGCCATGACGCGGAACAATCTCGGAGGTGCGATGGAAACACTCGGCGACCGCGATCAGTCGGTAAAGCAATGGGCCGAGGCACGAAACCACTATCTCGCCGCCCTCGAAGAATGTACCCCAGAAAGCCCCCCCGCCAACGAAGCCATAGCCCGAGAAAACCTCGACGGCGTGGAGGCGAAGCTCAAAGCCGCTGGCTGGGCCCCGCCCGAAGGCTGGCCAGACAAATAACAGGCCCAGTCAGGTCCTATGACGAGGCCTGCGCCAACCGCCTATGGCAACGACGGCCCGGCCAACTGTCTCGCGCAGTTCAAGCGCCTCAAACCGTTCTTCGATTGGATGCTCGCCTGACCCTGTTCGCGCAGGCCAGCCGTGACGTGGAGACGCCGCCTCAGCTCAGTTGCGCGTCGCCAGCCAGTCGAGGTCGGCCTCGTATCTCTCGGCAAGGATCCGCCCAACGGCCGGCCGCGCGGCCTGCCAACGTTCCCAGGTATAAAGGTCCTTGATCAGCGCATTGTCCTTACACGCAACCGAGATCGGCACAGCCAGTTCAAGACGCCGGTTGGTACGCGAAAAGTCCTGACCAAAATAGGTGATCGGCATGGTTTTTGGCGGCCCGATGCGCACCAGCGGATTGTCCTGCAGGCGTTCCTCCAGTGGTATGAGTTCGATAAAGTTCTGCGCCCTCACATGCTGGCTCAGCCGTCGCAACAACATCCCCTGCCCCTCCCGGCCTAGCCCGCCAGATCCAGCGCGCCGCCGCCGAGATAGCGCAGCACCGCCTGGGTGCGGCTGTTCACGTCCAGCTTCTCGAAACACCGGCGCACATAGGTGCCAACGGTATTCTCGGATACGCCGAGCAACGCCGCAATTTCAGCATTCGACTTGTCGTTCACAATGGCGACCAGGACCTGCCTTTCGCGTTGCGACAATGTCGTCGCGCGCACACGGACCAGCTCGCGATACCGATAGTAATACTCTGAAAACAGGAACTTTATCCGCCGCATATCAGCAAGGGTGATGTCCGGCCGTTCGTCTTTGAAGGCGGCGACGAAATAGGCAAAGGCACCGGGCTTGGCAAAAACCGGCGTGGTGACGCCATCATTGAAACCGAAGGACCGCATGGCATCGAGCACCTGCCCGGTCTTGGTCGAGATCGCCAGCGACTGCTCGATGTCGAGAAAGTGGACAGGCGTTCCCATGGTCATTGCGGCATACATGATCGGGTCATTGCCCGCCATCTCTCCGCGGTACATCTGCTGGATTTCCTCGGGCCAGGTACTGATGATCGGGAGCGCCTTGGTCGAGACGCTGCCTCCATAAGGAAACTCATAGCCGGAAATGGCTGCCGCCCCGATGCGCTCGAACGCCGATATCAGGAGGTCGTCGAGCTCCGGCCGACTGTCACACGTGGCAACCCGGTCGAGGTATTCAGAGAGGTCGATGGCTTCAAGCATCGGTTTCGAGCTCCAATGGGCGATCCGTATCCTTGCACCCGACAAGCGCAATAACAGAAATCGCGGTTCATATCACCAATATATACGTATGGCCGGGGCATTCGGGTGTCGGCTTGCATTCCGGATGGCACCAC
This window harbors:
- a CDS encoding nitronate monooxygenase family protein codes for the protein MSVPSVLSNLRLPVIGSPLFIISNPDLVIAQCKAGVVGSFPSLNARPISQLDEWLDRITSELDAYNKANPDKPAAPFAVNQIVHKTNNRLEEDLELCVKYKAPLVITSLGARVEVNEAIHSYGGIVMHDVIDTFFANKALEKGADGLIAVCAGAGGHAGRLSPFALIQEIRKFFDGPLALSGSIATGGAVAAAQAMGADFGYIGSAFIACDEANAVEGYKDAIVKYGAEDIVYSNLFTGVHGNYLRPSIEAAGMDPDNLPQSDPSKMNFGSGGNQKSKAWKDIWGCGQGIGAVTERMSTADFVDKLAREYDEAVAALAKGRAFAPAG
- a CDS encoding LuxR C-terminal-related transcriptional regulator, which produces MLEAIDLSEYLDRVATCDSRPELDDLLISAFERIGAAAISGYEFPYGGSVSTKALPIISTWPEEIQQMYRGEMAGNDPIMYAAMTMGTPVHFLDIEQSLAISTKTGQVLDAMRSFGFNDGVTTPVFAKPGAFAYFVAAFKDERPDITLADMRRIKFLFSEYYYRYRELVRVRATTLSQRERQVLVAIVNDKSNAEIAALLGVSENTVGTYVRRCFEKLDVNSRTQAVLRYLGGGALDLAG
- a CDS encoding D-Ala-D-Ala carboxypeptidase family metallohydrolase; protein product: MLYRTVTGARQALAAGWRWPHFSIGELACRCGGRFCGGAYWHDPVFLDGLEALREAARKPLVITSGHRCAGWNAAVGGAPLSQHKQIAADIALSGHNRFALLKAAEQAGFTGFGLARSFLHIDRRAVPARWFYPGSEDVWTR